The sequence GGTGGGTGTAGAGGATGTCGTTGACCAGGGTCGACTTCCCGGACCCGGAGACGCCGGTGACGGCGGTGAGCACGCCGAGCGGGAAGGAGACGTCGATGTCGTGGAGGTTGTTCTCCCGGGCGCCGTGCACCGTGAGGCTGCGGGAGGGGTCGACCGGGCGGCGGACGTCCGGCGTCGGGATGGCCCGCTTGCCGGACAGATACTGCCCGGTGATCGACTCCTTGTTGGACAGCAGCTCCTTGAGCGAGCCGGAGTGGACGACCTTGCCGCCGTGCTCACCGGCGCCGGGGCCGATGTCCACGACCCAGTCGGCGACCTTGATCGTGTCCTCGTCGTGCTCCACCACGATGAGCGTGTTGCCCATGTCGCGGAGCCGGACCAGGGTCTCGATCAGCCGGTGGTTGTCGCGCTGGTGCAGGCCGATGGACGGCTCGTCCAGGACGTACAGCACGCCGACCAGGCCGGAGCCGATCTGGGTGGCGAGCCGGATGCGCTGGGCCTCGCCGCCGGAGAGCGTGCCGGCCGCGCGGTTGAGCGAGAGGTAGTCCAGGCCGACGTCGACCAGGAACTTCAGCCGCTCGTTGACCTCCTTGAGCACCCGCTCGGCGATCTTCTTGTCGCGGGCGTTCAGCTTGAGGCGGCCGAGGAACTCGGCGCACTCGCTGATCGACATCGCGGAGACCTCGGCGATGGACCGCTCCATCACCGTCACCGCGAGGACGATCGGCTTGAGCCGGGTGCCCTCACAGGTGGGGCAGGGCACCTCGCGCATGTAGCCCTCGAACCGCTCCCGGCTGGAGTCGCTCTCGGCCTCGGTGTGGCGCCGCTTGACGAACTGGACCGCGCCTTCGAAGGCGGGGGTGGTGTAGGCGCGCTCGCGCCCGTACCGGTTGCGGTAGCGGACCTCGGTCTGGATCTTGTGGCCGTACAGCAGGGCCTTCTTGGCGCGCTGCGGCAGTCCGGCCCAGGGGATGTCCGTGCGGAAGCCGAGCGCCTTGGAGAGCGCGCCGATCAGCCGACCGAAATACTCCTTGGTGTGCCCGTGCGACCAGGGGTGGATGGCCCCCTCGTCGAGGGACTTCTCCTCGTCCGGGACGATCAGCTCCGGGTCGACCTCCATGCGCGTACCGATGCCCGTGCAGTCGGGGCAGGCGCCGAAAGGCGAGTTGAAGGAGAAGGAGCGCGGCTCCAGCTCCTCGAAGGAGAGGTCGTCGTACGCGCAGTAGAGGTGCTCGGAATACATCCGCTCGCGCTCGGGGTCGTCCTCGGGGAGGTCGACGAAGTCGAGGACGACCATGCCGCCGGAGAGGCCGAGGGCGGTCTCCACCGAGTCGGTGAGGCGGCGCTTGGCGCTCTCCTTGACGGTGAGGCGGTCGATGACCACCTCGATGGTGTGCTTCTCCTGCTTCTTGAGCGTGGGCGGCTCGGAGAGCTGGATGGTGGTGCCGTCGACCCTCGCGCGGCTGTACCCCTTGGTCTGGAGGTCGGCGAAGAGGTCGACGAACTCGCCCTTGCGCTCGCGCACCAACGGCGAGAGCACCTGGAACCGGCTGCCCTCGGGCAGGCCGAGGACCTTGTCCACGATGGCCTGCGGCGACTGGCGGGCGATGGGGCGCCCGCACTCGGGGCAGTGCGGCTTGCCGATCCGGGCGAAGAGCAGCCGGAGGTAGTCGTAGACCTCCGTGATGGTGCCGACCGTGGAGCGCGGGTTGCGCGAGGTCGACTTCTGGTCGATGGAGACGGCGGGCGAGAGGCCCTCGATGAAGTCGACGTCCGGCTTGTCCATCTGGCCGAGGAACTGCCGGGCGTACGAGGAGAGGGACTCCACATAGCGCCGCTGGCCCTCGGCGAAGATCGTGTCGAACGCGAGGGACGACTTGCCCGACCCGGAGAGCCCGGTGAAGACGATGAGGGAGTCACGGGGGAGATCGAGCGAGACGTTCTTCAGGTTGTGCTCGCGCGCGCCACGGACGATGAGACGGTCGGCCACGCCGGTCCGCACCTTTCTAGAGAGAAACGGGGGGAACTCAGCCCCCGTTCCAGGTTATGGGGGGCGCCACAGCGATGTGGGAAGCTTTGTCTCCTCCGAGCGTATAGCACGCACATTCGATTTACGGTCGCGCTGGGACACCTTCACCCGAATGGGTGGCGGAGCTAGGCTCGGCCGCATGATGGATCATGCGCACGACCTGGGAGCTGTACGCGAAGCGACCGATCGGCTGCTCAGCGAAGCGGGTAAGTGGGACAACGCCGCACTCGCCCAGCCGTCACGGCTGCCCGGATGGAGTCGGGGCCATGTCCTGACCCACTTGTCACGTAACGCCGACGCGCTCGGAAATGTTCTCCGGGGTCTGCCGATGTACGCGAGCAGCGAAACCCGGGACGCCGACATCGAGAACGGCGCCTCCCGCCCCCTGGCCGAACAGCTGGCCGACTTCCGGGAGAGCGCGGACCGTTTGCAGGCGGTGGCCGACGAACCGGCCGACTGGTCCCGTACGGTCACCCTGCGCAACGGTGTGACGGATTCCGCCTCCCGGGTCCCCTTCCGCCGGCTGATCGAGGTGGAGATCCACCATGTCGACCTGGACGTCGGCTACGAGCTGGAGGACCTGCCGGAGGGGTTCACGGAGCGGGAGATCGTCTTCCTCACCGACCGCTTCAGCGGCCACCCGGACGTTCCCGGCACCACGGTGACCGCCGAGGACGGCCGCGCCTGGACCACGGGCGGCGGGGCGGACGGCCCGGCCGTGGAGGTACGGGGTACGGCGGCCGATCTCCTCGGCTGGCTGGCCGGCCGCCGCGACGGCTCGGCCCTGGAAGTGACCGGGGGCGCGCTGCCGCCGCTGCCCCCGCTGTAGACGCCTTCCACCGGGGCCCGGGACACCGTCCGGGCCCCGCCGGGACGGATTAGGGTGAGCCGTATGACGTACAGCGGAGCGGTGAAGGTCGGCGGACCGGCGAGCGTGCACGAACTGACGGATCTGATGATCTCCAAGGTCGCCGTCGGCGCGATGAACAACAACGCCTATCTGCTGCGCTGCCGGGCCACCGGCGAGCAGCTCCTGATCGACGCGGCGGCCGAGCCCGCGACCCTGCTGGCACTGATCGGTGACGACTCCATCGCCTCCGTGGTCACCACCCACCGGCACGGCGACCACTGGCAGGCGCTGGCCGAGGTGGTGGCGGCCACCGGCGCCCGTACGTACGCGGGCCGCTACGACGCCGAGGGCATCCCGGTCGCCACGGACGTGCTCGTCGAGGACGGCGACACGGTCACCGTGGGCCGGGTGGAGCTGACCGCCCGCCACCTGGTCGGCCACACGCCCGGCTCCATCGCACTGGTCTACGACGACCCGCACGGGGCCCCGCACCTGTTCACCGGGGACTGCCTCTTCCCCGGCGGGGTCGGCAACACGCACAAGGACCCCGAGGCGTTCGCGAGCCTGCTGCACGACGTCGAGACGAAACTGTTCGACCAGCTGCCGGACGAGACCTGGGTCTACCCGGGCCACGGCAACGACACGACCCTCGGCGACGAGCGCCCGCATCTGCCGGAGTGGCGGGCGCGGGGCTGGTAGCCGACGGGGACCCTTGTGCTGCGGGCAGTGTCAGACCCGCAGACCAGGGTCCCGGCATGACCTTCACCGTGCCGGAGGCGGCACGCGTCGTTCTGGACCTCGATGGACGCCGGCCGCCCTTCGCCGGCGCGGCCCACGACCGTCTGGGCCTCGGCCATTGACTGAACAGCGGCCGGGGTGGACGGCTCGCGCCGTTCCGCCCCGGCCGCTGCCGGTGAACTCCTCGTGCCGCCCCGGGCGGCCCGGGGTCAGCTGCTGACGCTCTCGGTCTCCTCGTCGGCCGCGTCGAGGGACTTGGCCTTGGCGGCCGCCTCGGCCTCCTCCTGCTTCTTGTTGGCGATCAGGCTGGTGATCGTGGTGACCACCAGGACGCCGCAGATGACGGTGAGGGAGAACGGGATCGAGATCTCGGGCACGTGCACCCCGGACTCGTGCAGGGCGTGCAGCACCAGCTTGACGCCGATGAAGCCGAGGATCACCGACAGGCCGTAGCTGAGGTGGACCAGCTTCTTCAGCAGACCGCCGATGAGGAAGTACAGCTGGCGCAGGCCCATCAGCGCGAACGCGTTGGCCGTGAAGACGATGTACGGGTCCTGGGTGAGGCCGAAGATCGCCGGGATCGAGTCCAGCGCGAAGAGCACGTCGGTGGTGCCGATGGCGAGCATGACCACCATCAGCGGGGTCATGACGCGCTTGCCGTGCTTCTGGATGAAGAGCTTCGTGCCGTGGTACTGGTCGGAGACCCCGAAGCGCTTCTCGATGGACTTGAGGAGGCGGTTCTCCTCGAACTCCTCTTCCTCCTCGCCGGCCCGCGCCTCCTGGATGAGCTTCCAGGCGGTGTAGATCAGGAACGCGCCGAAGATGTAGAACACCCACGAGAAGTTCGCGATCACGGCGGCACCGGCGGCGATGAAGATCGCCCGGAGCACCAGGGCGATCAGCACACCGATGAGCAGCACCCGCTGCTGGAGGTGCGAGGGCACCGAGAACTTCGCCATGATCAGGACGAAGACGAAGAGGTTGTCGACGCTCAGCGACTTCTCGGTGATGAATCCGGCGAAGAACTCGCCGGACGCCTGGCTGTTGCCGAACACCAGCAGGCCGAGTCCGAAGAGGACGGCCAGCGCGATCCAGACGACCGTCCAGATCCCGGCTTCCTTGGTCGACACGTCATGGGGCTTGCGCCCGATGAAGAAGTCGACGGCGATCAGGGCTGACAGCCCAAAGATGGTCAGGGCCCAAAGGGTCCATGAAACGTCCACTGCGCCTCCGGCAGTTCGCTACGGCTACTGATCAGCGTCGTCGCTGCCGGAGGTCTCTTCCACCCTGGCACACGGGATGCGCGCCGGGCCGACGCCCCGGGACCGGTCACGGTCCGTACTGACGGGAACGTCGCGTAAGGAGTACTCCCCTCCGTGCACCGAACAGTACAGGCATCACCAAGGAAAGGTAAAGAAAACAGTAAAGAGTTCACCAAAAGTGCAGGTCAGATTGGGTACGCAGCTCAGCGGCCCGCAGCTTTCCGGGCGGCCGCGACCGCCGCGAGGACCTGCTCCAGGACCTGGCTGCCCGGTGGTGTCACCGGCGGCTCATATGTCCAGGCGTGACCGACCCAGGGGTCGGCGAGGTGACTGTCGGCGACCGGTGTGATCCGCAGCAGCGAGCGCCACAGGGGGTCGAGGACCGGTCCGTACGCATTCGCATCTTCGCGGTCCGCGACCATCAGCAGATGCACGCCGACCGCTGGGCCCTCGTCGGCGAGGTAGCGGAGCTGGGTGACGGCCCGGTCGTCGAAGCCGTGCGGGAAGTCGTTGACCACCAGGAGCTGCTCGCCGGTGTCCAGGTCGGGCGGGAGCGAGTCGGCCGCACCGGCGCGCACCGCCATCTGCACCAGGTCCACGCGGCGGGTGAGGTGGGCGAGGACCGAGGCCACGCCCTGGGGCCCGGCGGCCGGCGGACCGGCGAGGACGCCCGCCTCGACCAGCGGCGCCAGCGGCCCGGCAGCCGCACCCGCCGGGTCGATGACATGGACCGAGAACTCGCCGGGCGGGTAGACCGCGAGCAGCCGGGCCGCGTGCAGGACGGCGGTCTCCATCGCGAGGCGGCG is a genomic window of Streptomyces sp. SID8374 containing:
- the uvrA gene encoding excinuclease ABC subunit UvrA — protein: MADRLIVRGAREHNLKNVSLDLPRDSLIVFTGLSGSGKSSLAFDTIFAEGQRRYVESLSSYARQFLGQMDKPDVDFIEGLSPAVSIDQKSTSRNPRSTVGTITEVYDYLRLLFARIGKPHCPECGRPIARQSPQAIVDKVLGLPEGSRFQVLSPLVRERKGEFVDLFADLQTKGYSRARVDGTTIQLSEPPTLKKQEKHTIEVVIDRLTVKESAKRRLTDSVETALGLSGGMVVLDFVDLPEDDPERERMYSEHLYCAYDDLSFEELEPRSFSFNSPFGACPDCTGIGTRMEVDPELIVPDEEKSLDEGAIHPWSHGHTKEYFGRLIGALSKALGFRTDIPWAGLPQRAKKALLYGHKIQTEVRYRNRYGRERAYTTPAFEGAVQFVKRRHTEAESDSSRERFEGYMREVPCPTCEGTRLKPIVLAVTVMERSIAEVSAMSISECAEFLGRLKLNARDKKIAERVLKEVNERLKFLVDVGLDYLSLNRAAGTLSGGEAQRIRLATQIGSGLVGVLYVLDEPSIGLHQRDNHRLIETLVRLRDMGNTLIVVEHDEDTIKVADWVVDIGPGAGEHGGKVVHSGSLKELLSNKESITGQYLSGKRAIPTPDVRRPVDPSRSLTVHGARENNLHDIDVSFPLGVLTAVTGVSGSGKSTLVNDILYTHLARELNGAKSVPGRHTRVDGDDLVDKVVHVDQSPIGRTPRSNPATYTGVFDHVRRLFAETMEAKVRGYLPGRFSFNVKGGRCENCSGDGTIKIEMNFLPDVYVPCEVCHGARYNRETLEVHYKGKSIAEVLDMPIEEGLEFFEAVPAIARHLRTLNDVGLGYVRLGQSAPTLSGGEAQRVKLASELQKRSTGRTVYVLDEPTTGLHFEDISKLITVLSGLVDKGNSVIVIEHNLDVIKTADWVIDMGPEGGNGGGLVVAEGTPEQVASVPASHTGKFLQGILDADRISEAAVPSGRGTARRTAAKKTTAAKKTAAAATKRATATAATRKATATKATATKATAKKATAKKATATKATAKKATRARKA
- a CDS encoding TerC family protein: MDVSWTLWALTIFGLSALIAVDFFIGRKPHDVSTKEAGIWTVVWIALAVLFGLGLLVFGNSQASGEFFAGFITEKSLSVDNLFVFVLIMAKFSVPSHLQQRVLLIGVLIALVLRAIFIAAGAAVIANFSWVFYIFGAFLIYTAWKLIQEARAGEEEEEFEENRLLKSIEKRFGVSDQYHGTKLFIQKHGKRVMTPLMVVMLAIGTTDVLFALDSIPAIFGLTQDPYIVFTANAFALMGLRQLYFLIGGLLKKLVHLSYGLSVILGFIGVKLVLHALHESGVHVPEISIPFSLTVICGVLVVTTITSLIANKKQEEAEAAAKAKSLDAADEETESVSS
- a CDS encoding MBL fold metallo-hydrolase; the protein is MTYSGAVKVGGPASVHELTDLMISKVAVGAMNNNAYLLRCRATGEQLLIDAAAEPATLLALIGDDSIASVVTTHRHGDHWQALAEVVAATGARTYAGRYDAEGIPVATDVLVEDGDTVTVGRVELTARHLVGHTPGSIALVYDDPHGAPHLFTGDCLFPGGVGNTHKDPEAFASLLHDVETKLFDQLPDETWVYPGHGNDTTLGDERPHLPEWRARGW
- a CDS encoding maleylpyruvate isomerase family mycothiol-dependent enzyme, whose product is MMDHAHDLGAVREATDRLLSEAGKWDNAALAQPSRLPGWSRGHVLTHLSRNADALGNVLRGLPMYASSETRDADIENGASRPLAEQLADFRESADRLQAVADEPADWSRTVTLRNGVTDSASRVPFRRLIEVEIHHVDLDVGYELEDLPEGFTEREIVFLTDRFSGHPDVPGTTVTAEDGRAWTTGGGADGPAVEVRGTAADLLGWLAGRRDGSALEVTGGALPPLPPL